The following nucleotide sequence is from Acyrthosiphon pisum isolate AL4f chromosome A2, pea_aphid_22Mar2018_4r6ur, whole genome shotgun sequence.
ATGATTCAACCAGAGTTTTGAGATCAAGCAACATTTCTTTGGATGGCACAAGTTGAGATCTCGTATACTTGTGTTTAAGAAAACCATTTTCGGTacctaattcaaatataaatacataaatacctataaatttaaatttttattttattttacttacataatttataaaagccGTTGTCAACGTTAGCAATTACTGCTAATAAATTACGTGGGATCCACGGGCTCTATCAACGTCAGGAATGGAAATACGAACAGTTGTTCCGACTTCCAActcttgatattttttatttgattgtgtCGTCATCCTTTCTGCTTgcttttttaaacattgaattgaattatttctttcatttgtaatattttcttgACGTTTGTTGACTGAAATAAAacgtaatacctatttaaaataattataaaatgaccGAAATGCAGGGGTCGGgtaaagtaaaatttataattattatttataactcgaatttttttttcaaacgagcaataaagagttttattttgcattatttacaatttttaattagttaaattaatttttaaatttaaaatttaaaaaaattaacaaaccaAGACATTTTTCGTCTccgatttcattattttcactGTTCTCGTCCCTGATCTCATTATCCTCATTGTTTTCGGGCTGTagccagtgctcgaattgggggggtgcgcagggggacggagctcctctactatttttattttttttttgcgtaccccaactatttttttttttacttggacggggggacggaccaaactaatgcccaaaataatttttattaaaatttggagtggatttaaagtgttttgtcaacgataaacctaatgaatacttagtaattttacatttttttattattgtttgtttgtatttatgcctagtttagtagttcgcagatattatgtacctacaactattgtattataaaatatctcttTTCAAATATATAGCTTTATTATTTTCTGCTCGCTTTCTATTGTTAAACATAATGTCCTgcgtaaaaagaaaaaacagttATTCTGTAACGAATGACCAAGAAAAGGCAAtagttgattttttaaacaaccATCATTCTGATTTATTAAAAGGAAAACATTCAGCCACTGCCACTTTTACTCGAAATATTGCCGCAAAACAATGGCAAGAGTTAACAGacttattatattcaattccagggccaataaaatattagaaggCCAAACGTTGAGTACgtgcaattatattaaaattcatcttaaaatgtataatttatgatcGAGAAGATAGGATGTGATGAATATATTTGAAGGCTACAATATAGgcaatatatagtacataagATTAATCTAtcactattattactataatcttttctgtataatttgtattgtaaatcTCTTGAATTGCTGATTGgcgttaaataaacaaataaacaaataaacaaataaacaaataagtacATGCGTGCAAAACTTGCGATGTGCACTACGTGTAGTAAACCATCATTACCtactttgaatttcatattatcatgtaaatagtaacacagtttaaaatttaaatacgatGCTATGAGattaattttttgaacaatttagtaaatttttagtacctacagttatttattttaacattaaaaataacaattacctactacagttaacaaaatataaataaaatttccaaatatCTATCCTAACATTTTGTAAAGATGTTTTTACTGTAGGTACATTTGTATAGTATTGATAcaattcagaattttttttcagtaaataaaatataagcaataaaaatgtcatattaactatgttaatatacaatacaattataaatggatcgcatacatttgtatttacttaggtactacctactttataatGACCAAACacaacataggtatataaaatagtaataatatgatataggtagataggtaattaagaatgtgtttaaaatataggacataggtacaacAGTTGTCAATTGAGACACTTATAAGAACAAGGGCCCAATTAGTCATTtttcataaatgcattttttcttatcataagttttaatttattaaactgaataagttttttttgtctcctgaaaaaaattgaaagttcgAATTGGGCCCTTGTTCTTATAAGTGTctcaattgttttatattaaaatgtattattcaaaattattatatagttagtagttaaaattaatatatgtatcaaCCCAAAATATTTAAGAGGCCTTAGTCAACGGTCAGACTAGACCCGACATCGGCAGAATATTTTTAGCACATTTGCCGAATTATCGGGAAAAAAATTCGACCGATTAAAATGGTCAGACTACTACAGGATTTCGGTTGAACTCACCAGAATTATGCAGTACCTAGTCAACATTAttctaattttactatatagtTACAGTTCAACACTCGACCACTATGGACGTCACtgatgaaatgtatttattacatacCAATCTAGTTATCAACTAGGTATTTGTTATTgactaaattaaatgaaaaataattttgggttaatgatattttttaagggAAGAAAAAATTCGGAAAATTTCATACACTTTTCTCAAAGCTTTTGGCTCAACAGATTACATTTTTCTAGTATATGCAAATATCTTCTAGACTCTACTACTCTAGtagttttcattatattttagaaaaataatcttattttagGAAATGCATTACAACTGCGGAAAAACTAACAGTTACTTTGAGGTAAGtgctacaaattaaattaaatattataaccattaaatatgtttattattgtattgtatttaaaaaaaaataaaaacctggAGATAActctttttgtaaaaatgtaaaataaattaaaaatatttcatcgtTAATGGATTGAAAACtaccatttaaaaaagaaaaaaaaagtaaaatatacatacttaaatgtttaaataataaaaaagaaattgtacAACTTGTATAATGTGTATGAAGAAATTATGttagattaattaaaaattactaaaacatGAAATCTGAATACATTAAATGTACATCctgaatgtattttaataatattaattcaacttactggaaacactattaataataagtaatagcaatataaacatattaaaaaatatgactgACAAACTGAGTCTCcactcaaaattgtttttactttttcatatacaatgatattatatcattgaattcaaatgtaatctcatccattacagtgacccacttataacctactgtacggtAGTGACTtacttgcttttttttttttaatattactgccttttaattttttatatctttaatcatggttaataatcataaatatgaaTAGATATTCATTTCATCTATTCAAATAACCAAGATTACTGATTATTGGTATCagcaataattcaatattttaaccaatactattaaaataagcTGATACTTACAATTTATGCATGTTTGAACACGTCACATTGAATGGCACAAAGGTAACGaagaaaacattgtttttttttttttgttaaataaatagattcCATTTTAATAGTGatttcatacaaattaaaaccatcaaataacaattttcatctttcattaaaaagttgcctaaaatataatataatactgtattcattaagtatacttatgaatataataattattgtaacatatGTTTCAGCTGCTACAGTTTAtagtatacacacaatatagGATActttataggtagtatttaactataaaataaaattggtttaaatatttaaaataatgactaTTAAGAAACtagataaataaaacaacaataggtagttttgaaacaattgaaaaaaaaaataataaaacaataataatatgtaacaatataaatataagaccATCATTTGCCAATACACTAGACTTAATAATACTTGTCTTAAGTGCTATACATATCACACTTAAACATAACTAAAATCACAgtagaaatgtttttaaaacaggAGAGATTTCATTATGTTGTACTTTTAGTAACAGTTTTATAGCTATgctaaaataattgtgttttttaataCATGATTGTATTCTTTGTGAACCAAGTAAACTAGTGTTAACTAAACTATAGaccttaaatatataatatataagatctATATGatgttttttctattatattagttatgtaAATGGGTTACTACGACTTTTTAAAGAAGATCTTTTTATGTCACATTCAGCAGGTCGAACTACTTCAAAAGGTGAATAAACTGGAGCTTGTGACTCCTCAGCATCACTACTAGAGTAATCTTCGAAACTCATATTACTGAATCCACTATTTGTAGCTAATGTAGTTATCACTTTATTAGTTGCTACCTGCGTAACATTTTGGTGaattattttcatgtaaattGGCTCTTGTGGATTTAAATCTACTAAAATAGCTTCTTTTGGTTCAGATCTGAAAGGTATTTCTGTTGAATCTTCTTTTTCAAAATAGACACTATCGGCAAAATCTGCTTGTTCAAATGGATTTGTGTTCAACTTGAAAGGTACAGAACCGAATAGATCCGAGTCGCTATctgaacacttttttttttgccttaGGAAATGGTGCCATTGCAAACACATCAGTGTTACCTAAACTTTCATACTCTTCTCCTTCATTATCCGAAATCAATGGTATTTCagcatcaacatttttaacagGTACGGGGTCACGAAGTCTGGTTGCTCCTTGAGCATTTGGTGGAGGAATATCGTCTCGTGCCATGCTTTCACATTCAGCATGATAAGCTGATGATCCGCATGTAATCATACTGTCTTTTACTGTCATAGTTTCAGGAATGTTTTTGTTTGTGTCTTCCTCGTCATTACGAGTTTGGAGATCACTCGCTGATCCAATAGAATCATCATCGGATTGGTCATAGTCATTCTgatgtttcttattttttttgtcctttCGAAAACGactatttgatttaaattcgGGAATTTTTCTTCGTTTTGAAGATTTTTTCCTAGTTTCACCGCTCGCCACTTGACTATCGTCTGAAGAAACTTCATCGGTATTGCAAGctaatttttcatactttgaGCGATCTTCAAGTGGAATTTTCACAAAAGGGGTTGATGAACATTCATTTGATTCCAATTCATCATCACTACGTGTGGTTGCTACTAAACCAGTAGCAATCTCGTCACTGTCaggttcattatttaatattaatctgtCTAATTTCAAATTGTGTTCAATGAAGTAGGTTTTCCATTTTTcagcattttttttaaggtcAGTGCCTAAAAAATTAAGAGATGATAGACAAAAAACactaataaatttgaattaataatataatatattttaaataataagatatccAACATTTAACATGCAATTTTATAAGGTATATAAGATTATAagttaattactattataagaaatataaaatttaactaagtAGAACAGTAGTTGTTGTAGAAGGTAAATAATTCATGCATATATTATCACCGTTACTCGTATCTATGATATGCACAATTTATGGTGAGACATTGTTAAATGTGTATCAATCCTGATTCCCATCATGTCGCAAACCTACAAAGAACCAACCAACAAGCACCATATTACCAGATAAGAGTTTTGTTTTAATGGTTGTTAAATAGCACAAGCTTAGTTAAATTGCCAAgcaactaataaatattatattttttaagataggaaataatttacattagttacaaattgttttaaattattatcttaacactaaattagaaaaaataaatttaagaacaTTCATGCTGatagaaaattatacaaaaaaataattatatgttagtaAAAACGAAGAAATCTAATAAGGAGGTTTCCAACACTCAAGGTACAATTTGCaataatatctttttataaatgtattttagagtttataatacaatttactatttaaataaaggAATGaccatttactatttagtataatatacttagtgtaACAAAAGTatgaagataataaaatattatataatgtataatatatattatactaataaatagaaaatgttgatactattactttacattttacatattgttatgaaaaatataagtattatctttaattatttattgtaataattattttagaaaacagtTGCATAAAAGCTTGTCTTTAAACATAAAGATATTATCtgttcctaaaatataatatattataacatgtatgaataaattatttcattatctaataaaaataaaatacatcatactacttaatgtttaaataagaaATAGTTATCTCATTGAACAATGTCTGTCAAACCAAGgctattaaactatttattagtattaactattaactataagcTACTAATCATAATTTAGTGTAAAAGCATAAAGCGagaagaaaatttaataaatcattattttattgaattacaagctcaatatttatgattgataaatttaagctttttaaataaaaatcatagattttaagaagaatatttaattattcacttTAAAACTATCATACTGTTGGGGGAACCTCCATAatagtattttgttaaaaattgcaataagatttgataaaaaaaacaatttttcacttACCATTAAGTGACATTTTTCTAATTGGGCTATTTCCCAAAGATTCATCTATacctaaaacataaaacaaactcataataatttaatccaattcaatatttttattttataattagttaaaaaaccTAAACAATTTTACTAACTTTTGTAAGGAAATGGTGCAGAACCAAATGGATCTTCGTCGGTTACATTGGATTTCAGTGTTTTTGTAGTACTAGTACTTTACTTGAGATTTTCCATTAACTTCatctaaaaattgaatgtttaactaaaataaaatagtgtacTAATGGtacagattttaataaattattaataaatataatttatatcaaaactatTCAAATAACTTATTACCATTGTCATTTGAAGGGATTTGACTAAATGATGAGTTGAACATTTCTTCACCAGTAATTTGATAGTTAAAAGGTGTTGTTTCTTCAAATGGATTCCATGATGTATTTGCATTCAAATTAGTAACTTCTacctataaattttaaaatataatatattaataaagtataattaaaagaaaactatAATGATCATAaagtacattaatatttaatacgcaCATTAGAAACTGAAAACCCGGCAGAATCGTTTTTAGGTACAGAACAATTTTTGGTAGAATCTCCATAAGATGTCATGAATTGATTTGAATTATCATTaacaaatattctaaaataaaatatctttcttAATAAAtggaaattcaataattaactaaattaaaatgttaaaatcaataaacaatgCAATTAGTTaaatagatgaaaaaaaaataggtaatgcATACTTGGAGAATGTAGAAGTTTCACTAACATTTCGTTTATGTTTGGGCATAGAAATTAATGGGGATGATGAAGGTGACACTGTTGTAGATTGAGTGAATGTAGTTTCAACAAATGGATCTGCATAGTCTTtatgttataaacatatattacttACAAGTTTAACGTTCATCTCATAAATGTTTTAGTAACGTTTAATATCTACCTTTGGCTGGAAATAACACCTGGGGAGCCTTTTCACGTGGAGATATTTGTTGcggtattttattttggtgAGATGTATCTGGAGAATGAgaatttgtcaaaattccaaCAACTGGTTGAAATGCTCTTTTGAATGTAGGAGATGAACCTAAAGGTGGAGGTATTCCAGAACTTAAAGGTTTTGGTCTTTGCCTCGGATTCACACTAGTGCCTTCTACAACAGCAGATGAATGGTAATTTGGTTTGACATGCGTTTTTGGTGTTTGAGGAACTCGTTTTTCATTTAGAGATACAATTAATTCATTGATATTTGGATTGGGAACATTCTGAAACAACAGTTAGAAAATAAATGGTGACAATGTCcatcataaaaaacaaattcttgttaataggtaattaataatacatttaaattttgaactggACAATCTTTTCCAGCTAATTGGAATGCAATGTAAGAAACCTGGAAAATGTCTGGACGTAAATCAGGTTCAACTTCCAACATATATTCTGTAaattatgtttcatattatttaaacaatctaGATTTTATATTGAgtaaaacatgaataatattgttactagATATAAACTtactaattaatgtatttaatttaatagaatattctGGTGCATCTGGAATACTGAATTGAccactttgtatttttaatggacTTTCACCAAATGGTAATGTAAAATAGCATAACTTATACAATAGACAACCCAAAGCCCAAATATCTGATTTTGTGGTTATTACTTTATTGTTGTACAAGTCAATCATTTCAGGTGATCTATAAGATATAGTGGTATACTTGTTAATTTCTTCTTCTATAGCATGTACTCCTTGTATATTTGGATCAAGTTCACGCGCTGTTGCTGAACCAAAATCACACAGCAAATATTGACCATTTTCATTAACTAAgatgttttctatttttaaatctcTGTGTATTATAGGCGTTTGAGAATGGTGCAAACGGCTAACTGCTTCACAAGtatcacaaaatatttgaagaacTTCAGGTTCTGTTAGGCCAGATTGCAgtctaaaatacaatataaatatattaaataatatatattttataaattgaattaaaatgtattgattacaatgttgttatttattgataaaataaaaacatcaaacttaataaaatgttccatattttttcataagtatagaagaactatgtaggtacctataattaactGAGTTTTTGCCTTTTGACACATGTTGACAATCCATAATTTTATGAGTCATATCAATGAATCATAAAACTAACCAGTATTgttcataaaatacatattatttagatttcataaaaagtaaattgtttaGAATTGGGTTtcttaatttataagaaaaacatcTACAAGTACTCAATTGACAAGTAAACTAGTGACAAAATGGTAGATATATATATGCTATGATTCAAGGCTAATAAACTAGAATTatgaattgaacattttattgataaataaatattggttttaattaaCAATTCAGATAGATTATGTTAggttaatatacatattgttatcaaattaaattaaacagaaaacaagtaatttattgtttaattttaggcAACTGAAAAATtgcttattttaaaaagaaaattagaaTGAGAAAATTGTTAACTACAATGTAGCaagtattgtaaattgtaatacctcttatagaaaaaaataaattgatagataaactaaaatgtcaaaaaaacagattttgataaaaataattcatacctaataaataattatattgataaaccaattcgaaaaatataatatacagccttattttattattaaattacttaaaaacaatgTCTTTACtggattattttaattaataaaactagaaaatatttttattccagtTCCATTCACTGCATCATAGtccataataatagtattcagaaagtgaaaaaaaaattggaactattgatgaaaaataaaatgtgttgaaataattttgataaaatatgcaAAGTTATGCtcaaaatatgtactttaaTATTCCATACATAATTTGGTAgaacaatgaaatattaattatgcatgttaattgtataaagatttaatatcagttgtaataataaataaattacaataaatactagaaaaaaatttatattcaagattttcaaaaaaaatttaacagtaAGTATTGGTATAtaccagggatgggcaactggcggcccgcgtaccttttttatctggcctgtgctacattttcaaattttgtgttttcgtgttttgtagtaattattttaaaaatgtccgctaaaaagcgtaaaaaataaatgttagtaaatttgaaggatttttttttttttacttgctcctatgcactgcggcccgctagattttaaagtacttaaaagtggcccgctagttactttgagttgcccatccctggtatatactatataatttgataatttatcatttacagaatacataatatgacacagttgtagttattgaagttggaaaaaaaatttaaattgagaaGTCAGCAttcattttatgataaaattaattaagagaAGTAAAATGGAAGGGGATTATTAATTAAGATGAATTTTGATATCGGGATACAGGAATGActatatttgtatctatatattttaatttatcagtgATGCAACCACTGGTTGGTGATTGAGGGGAATTGTAACTGACCCAAAATTAAttaagcttttttttattattcttgtaCGTAATATTGCTTAATTTGTATTGCAAATTCAGGTTAGGGTGATTactaattttttgataaatcaaTACCCCTTCCCCTCCAGATGTTATACTAATTGTCACATTGATATTTCATTGCTGTacatatgaatattttacaactaacactcaatttttaattaagtatgaTACATTACCTGTTGTTCATTAGAGTTAAAACGTTAGATGGACAATAAGGCATCAACATCAATACTTCATGAACTCCATTATTATGGCGTGTAATATTTGAATCAATAAAAccgacaatatttttatgcCCGTTTAAGCTACTCTGAAATTTGAGAAAATATATGAgtgcatacaatatacatacatttatcaGCAACAGATCAGTAATCAACAATCATCCAGTAATGTTTTGaagttaattagtatttataaatactaaaatacagaaattaaaattatttcattaatcaaTGTATTAACATACGGCTATTTGTATCTCTTTTTTAGCGACACCCAAGTCCACTTCATCGTTGACAAACAGGCGCTTAAcggcatattttttattgttgctTTTTACAAGAAAAACCACAGCAAAACCTCCTGGAAAACGAAACAAGTGactttttaatatgataatgacaacattatttatcataatattgtgcagGTACTATTGTttacaatcattatttattaattattgataggtATTGCGAGTTTACCTTCGGCGATCACATCTTCAACGGTTACAGAGGTACGGCCAACGGTGAACTGTTTACCAACAAAGCAGTTGGGATCTTTGTTGGAGTTGTCGATTTTCGAAAAGAGTTTTTTCATGTTGACTAACTGGATAGAGTTAGGCGACACGATTATCAAGCATTCAAATACCTACCGCAGAACAGTTTGGGACAAATCAATTTACAAGCAAATTACAATTTGCAAACGCCGTATAAATTATACGTACCTAAGCGTAATACAACTGTGCCAGTAGTTGAAGTGGTGGCATTGAAAACTGTATTTCCTAGCCGCGACCAGAcgacagtaattttatttaattgcgACACACGCGACTTATCCGACCATCGAtcgataataaatatcaataattgaataataaatatcgtgTTGTGCACTTGTGCATATAATGTAGAGCGACCgagggttaggttaggtaaagaTTTTCCTCTCCAAATTGCACACAATCTTTTTTCCGATCCTCTCGGccagaaatattaataataccgtCGCACGTCGAATACGagtctgctgctgctgctgctgctgttggcGGTGGTCGTGGTGCGAGCGAATAATAAGATAAGGAGGCCAAGTGTTCAATACGCAAAACAGCTGACAATCAAGTGCGGACCAAAATATCCGGCGAGCAGAATATCTTCGTCCCGATCCCGCCACTCCCACCGCGCCCGTCTGGTCCATAgactttttaattacaatatcaaataatatgtcattattatattatgtctgtgGTCTGATCAATCCACTCGATCCCACGCTCCCACGACCGTGTGGATGTCGGATGACTTGATtcacaattataatttgtaaatcataataatatatcgataatcATTCGAACATCCGTCCGATGGTGAATGGcgagatttattattaaatatatttaattcaatatatttttaatttttttttaaaattcacatgaaAATATTCAGTTGTTCGGTTTGTTTGAAGAGTCTACTATAATAAAGtcatgataatatcataatataactagTGGCGTAATTAGGAATTTGTCCCGCCCGGgggatagatatttttttacacacaaaaatacaagatactaaattttcaagtacaGTGCCACAGTGGCGAgtggtattgtatatattatattaaaagtattaaaggCTCTGGAGGAgaggggatctatccccctTAATAATTACACCCGGGACATAACTAGACAGTCATGATGTCATGGTTGTAGTAGGCACGtatgggtattataataatttccgtTTTGGAAGTTTTGTCCACTCCACTTCTTCGGGTCGATAAAAAGCACGGTTGTAGGTATACTTGTGTATATCTC
It contains:
- the LOC100166694 gene encoding AP2-associated protein kinase 1, which gives rise to MKKLFSKIDNSNKDPNCFVGKQFTVGRTSVTVEDVIAEGGFAVVFLVKSNNKKYAVKRLFVNDEVDLGVAKKEIQIASSLNGHKNIVGFIDSNITRHNNGVHEVLMLMPYCPSNVLTLMNNRLQSGLTEPEVLQIFCDTCEAVSRLHHSQTPIIHRDLKIENILVNENGQYLLCDFGSATARELDPNIQGVHAIEEEINKYTTISYRSPEMIDLYNNKVITTKSDIWALGCLLYKLCYFTLPFGESPLKIQSGQFSIPDAPEYSIKLNTLIKYMLEVEPDLRPDIFQVSYIAFQLAGKDCPVQNLNNVPNPNINELIVSLNEKRVPQTPKTHVKPNYHSSAVVEGTSVNPRQRPKPLSSGIPPPLGSSPTFKRAFQPVVGILTNSHSPDTSHQNKIPQQISPREKAPQVLFPAKDYADPFVETTFTQSTTVSPSSSPLISMPKHKRNVSETSTFSKIFVNDNSNQFMTSYGDSTKNCSVPKNDSAGFSVSNVEVTNLNANTSWNPFEETTPFNYQITGEEMFNSSFSQIPSNDNDEVNGKSQVKY